From a single Apium graveolens cultivar Ventura chromosome 2, ASM990537v1, whole genome shotgun sequence genomic region:
- the LOC141697100 gene encoding uncharacterized protein LOC141697100 — translation MSLPNRITHTVTTTSEHLINPARAHQPELEDTEGLAITEVGESSEARADLDPRMPPIVELDGASKYTIPILVDPNDPSKRNFKWTKKCEEAFQSIKEHLSKPPILSNPKVGETLVLYLAVSSFTISVVLVREKDSIQLPVYYVSKRLADAETRYTNLEKLAYALILASRKLRPYFQGHKIEVQTSYPLKQVMHKPDTSGQLLKWEVELSQFEVDYKPQTAIKGQALADFVLEFPPYQESEQGAFVIIPGPEEVEVESQNSAPWWSLYVDGASNGEGAETEIQLISPEAHKIRRATHLAFHATNNDAVYEALINGLKLALEMKVENLNMFSDSLIVVYQINGGYQAKGPRTELYLKCAQRIIAKLSERQPSVPEHEVGSLSDGLVPMWMKNILAYIKEGSLPDEKNEVRRIKYKAARYVIYDGVLYRRGFSVPLLKCIDGDGVKYQSGHLTEHHISV, via the exons atgagTCTGCCTAACAGAATCACCCACACAGTTACCACGACCTCTGAACACTTGATAAATCCGGCCCGAGCTCATCAGCCCGAGCTCGAGGACACAGAAGGTTTGGCAATCACGGAAGTGGGAGAATCCAGTGAGGCTCGAGCAGACTTAGACCCAAGAATGCCCCCAATAGTTGAGTTGGATGGGGCTTCCAAGTATACAATTCCAATCTTGGTAGACCCGAATGATCCTTCCAAG AGAAATTTCAAGTGGACAAAAAAGTGTGAGGAAGCCTTTCAGAGCATAAAGGAGCATCTCAGCAAGCCTCCGATATTGTCTAACCCAAAGGTAGGAGAGACCCTAGTCCTATACTTGGCCGTCTCTAGTTTTACAATAAGTGTTGTGTTGGTCCGAGAGAAAGATAGTATCCAGCTCCCTGTGTATTATGTAAGTAAGAGGCTAGCCGACGCAGAGACTCGGTATACAAATCTCGAGAAATTAGCATATGCTTTGATATTGGCCTCCCGGAAGCTCAGGCCCTACTTTCAGGGGCACAAGATAGAAGTACAAACCTCATATCCCCTCAAACAGGTAATGCACAAGCCGGATACCTCTGGTCAATTGTTGAAGTGGGAAGTTGAGCTCAGTCAATtcgaggtggattataagccaCAGACTGCGATCAAAGGCCAAGCCCTAGCCGATTTTGTCCTCGAATTTCCTCCATATCAGGAATCGGAGCAGGGAGCCTTTGTGATCATACCTGGTCCAGAGGAGGTCGAGGTAGAAAGCCAAAATAGTGCCCCATGGTGGAGCCTATATGTGGATGGGGCCTCCAATGGAGAGGGGGCGGAAACTGAAATTCAGCTAATCAGCCCAGAAGCTCACAAGATCAGACGCGCAACCCATCTAGCCTTCCATGCAACCAATAATGATGCTGTATATGAAGCCTTGATCAACGGTCTCAAACTGGCTTTGGAAATGAAGGTGGAGAATTTGAATATGTTTAGTGACTCCCTGATTGTGGTCTATCAGATAAACGGGGGGTATCAAGCTAAGGGACCGAGAACAGAGCTTTACCTGAAGTGTGCACAGAGGATAATCGCGAAGTTGAGCGAG AGGCAGCCTAGTGTGCCCGAGCACGAGGTGGGCAGCCTCAGTGATGGCCTCGTCCCCATGTGGATGAAAAATATCTTAGCTTACATAAAAGAAGGGTCACTCCCGGATGAAAAGAATGAGGTGAGAAGAATAAAATACAAGGCAGCCCGCTACGTGATATATGATGGGGTCCTATACAGAAGAGGGTTCAGTGTGCCCCTCCTCAAGTGCATAGATGGGGATGGGGtaaaatatcaaagtggtcacttaACTGAACaccatatatcagtttaa